A genome region from Synchiropus splendidus isolate RoL2022-P1 chromosome 5, RoL_Sspl_1.0, whole genome shotgun sequence includes the following:
- the LOC128758515 gene encoding vinculin, which produces MPVFHTKTIESILEPVAQQISHLVIMHEEGEVDGKAIPDLTAPVAAVQAAVSNLVRVGKETVQTTEDQIMKRDMPPAFIKVENACTKLVQAASMLKADPYSVPARDYLIDGSRGILSGTSDLLLTFDEAEVRKIIRVCKGILEYLSVAEVVKTMEDLITYTKSLGPGMTKMAKMIEERQQELTHQEHRVMLVNSMNTVKELLPILLSGIKIFVTTKTSGSHGVEEALKNRNFTFEKLSAEINEIIRVLQLTSWDEDAWHNKDTEAMKRALGLIDSKMAQAKNWLRDPNAPPGDAGEQAIRQILDEAGKVGELCAGKERRDILGTAKTLGQMTDQVSDMRARGQGASPAAMQWAQQISQGLDVLTGKVENAARKLEAMTNSKQAISKRIDAAQNWLADPNGAPEGEENIKALLIEARKIADLCEDPKEREDILRSIGEIAAMTAKLSDLRRQGKGDTPEARALAKQIATALQNLQSKTNKAVANSRPAKAAVHLEGKIEQAQRWIDNPTVDDNGVGQAAIRGLVAEGRRLANAAPGLYRQELLGKCEQVEQLMAQLADLAARGEGDSPQARAVAHQLQEALKDLKGKMQEAMTQEVSDIFSDTTTPIKLLAVAATAPLDTPNRDEVFDERATNFENHANKLGTTAEKAAAVGTANKSTVEGIQAAVKSTRDLTPQVVSAARILLRNPGNQAAYEHFETMKNQWIDNVEKMTGLVDEAIDTRSLLDASEEAIKKDLEKCRVAMTMPKPQPQMLVAGATSIARRANRILLVAKREVENSEDPKFREMVKAASDELSHTISAMVMDAKAVAGNIHDPNLKKNFLDSGNRILGAVAKVREAFQPQEPDFPPPPPPALDQLNLNDEPAPPKPPLPEGEVPPPRPPPPEEKDEEFPEQKAGDVVNEPMMVAARQLHDEARKWSSKGNDIIGAAKRMALLMAEMSRLVRGGSGNKRALIQCAKDIAKASDEVTRLAKEVAKQCTDKRIRTNLLQVCERIPTISTQLKILSTVKATMLGRTNISEEESEQATEMLVHNAQNLMQSVKETVREAEAASIKIRTDAGFTLHWVRKTPWYQ; this is translated from the exons AGTGGAGAACGCATGCACCAAGCTCGTGCAGGCTGCCTCCATGCTGAAAGCTGATCCTTACTCTGTCCCAGCTCGTGATTACCTCATTGATGGGTCACGGGGTATCCTCTCTGGAACCTCCGACCTGTTATTAACCTTCGATGAGGCAGAG GTGCGCAAAATAATCAGAGTATGCAAAGGCATCCTGGAGTACCTGTCTGTGGCTGAGGTGGTGAAGACTATGGAGGACTTGATAACCTACACAAAGAGCCTGGGACCAG GAATGACCAAGATGGCAAAGATGATAGAGGAGCGACAACAGGAGCTCACCCACCAAGAGCATCGGGTGATGCTGGTAAACTCCATGAACACAGTCAAGGAGCTGCTGCCCATCCTCCTATCAG gtaTTAAAATCTTTGTGACAACAAAAACTTCTGGCAGCCACGGTGTTGAGGAGGCCTTGAAAAACCGCAACTTTACATTTGAGAAGTTAAGTGCAGAGATAAATGAGATCATTCGCGTGCTCCAGCTGACATCATGGGATGAGGATGCCTGGCACAACAAG GACACTGAAGCAATGAAGAGGGCTCTCGGGCTGATCGACTCGAAGATGGCCCAGGCTAAAAACTGGCTTCGGGATCCAAATGCACCGCCAG GAGATGCCGGTGAGCAGGCCATCCGACAGATCCTGGATGAGGCAGGAAAAGTGGGGGAATTGTGTGCTGGAAAAGAACGCAGGGATATTCTGGGCACAGCCAAGACCCTGGGACAGATGACAGATCAGGTGTCCGACATGAGGGCCAG AGGTCAGGGGGCATCCCCAGCAGCCATGCAGTGGGCCCAGCAGATTTCCCAAGGGCTGGACGTCCTCACAGGGAAGGTGGAAAATGCTGCTCGTAAGCTGGAGGCCATGACCAACTCCAAGCAGGCTATTTCCAAAAGAATTGATGCTGCACAG AACTGGCTTGCTGATCCAAACGGTGCTCCGGAGGGAGAAGAGAACATCAAGGCTCTTCTTATTGAAGCCAGAAAGATTGCCGACCTGTGTGAGGACCCGAAAGAAAGAGAAGACATCCTGCGCTCTATTGGAGAGATTGCAGCCATGACTGCCAAGCTATCTGATCTCAGAAGACA GGGTAAAGGTGACACACCTGAGGCCCGGGCTCTAGCCAAACAGATTGCTACCGCTCTGCAGAATCTGCAGTCCAAGACCAACAAAGCAGTGGCCAACAGCAGACCTGCGAAGGCCGCTGTTCACTTGGAAGGGAAGATTGAGCAGGCACAGCGCTGGATTGATAATCCGACTGTGGATGACAATGGAGTAG GGCAGGCAGCTATCCGTGGGCTGGTCGCTGAGGGCCGTCGGCTCGCCAATGCTGCGCCCGGCCTGTACAGGCAGGAGTTGCTGGGGAAATGTGAGCAGGTGGAGCAGCTTATGGCTCAGCTGGCTGACCTGGCCGCCCGGGGTGAAGGGGACTCCCCGCAGGCACGCGCTGTGGCTCACCAGCTCCAGGAGGCGTTGAAG GACCTTAAAGGAAAAATGCAAGAAGCAATGACTCAGGAAGTTTCTGACATCTTCAGTGACACCACTACCCCGATCAAGTTACTGGCCGTGGCTGCCACTGCACCCCTGGACACACCCAACAGGGATGAG GTGTTTGATGAAAGAGCCACAAACTTTGAGAATCATGCCAACAAGTTGGGCACCACAGCCGAAAAAGCAGCTGCTGTTGGGACGGCCAACAAGAGCACGGTGGAGGGAATCCAGGCGGCGGTCAAGTCCACAAGAGATTTAACTCCTCAA GTCGTTTCTGCTGCTCGTATTCTTCTAAGAAACCCGGGCAACCAAGCGGCTTATGAACATTTTGAGACCATGAAAAATCAGTGGATTGACAATGTTGAGAAGATGACAG GTTTGGTGGACGAGGCAATAGACACAAGGTCTCTGCTGGACGCCTCTGAGGAGGCTATTAAGAAGGACCTGGAGAAGTGCCGTGTGGCGATGACCATGCCCAAACCCCAGCCTCAGATGCTAGTTGCTGGGGCAACCAGCATTGCCCGCAGAGCAAACCGCATCCTCCTCGTGGCAAAGCGTGAGGTGGAAAACTCTGAGGACCCTAAGTTCAGGGAAATGGTGAAGGCTGCGTCTGATGAACTGAGCCATACTATCTCTGCCATGGTCATGGATGCTAAGGCTGTGGCTGGAAACATCCATGATCCAA ATCTCAAGAAGAACTTTCTGGACTCTGGTAATAGAATTCTAGGTGCTGTGGCAAAGGTCCGCGAGGCCTTCCAGCCTCAGGAACCCGACTTCCCTCCACCACCGCCACCAGCGCTAGATCAACTGAAT CTCAACGATGAACCTGCACCACCCAAGCCGCCACTTCCAGAGGGTGAGGTTCCTCCACCCAGACCTCCGCCTCCAGAGGAAAAGGATGAGGAGTTCCCGGAGCAGAAGGCTGGAGACGTAGTGAACGAGCCCATGATGGTGGCTGCCCGGCAGTTGCACGATGAAGCTCGCAAGTGGTCCAGCAAA GGAAATGACATCATTGGTGCTGCCAAGCGTATGGCCCTGCTCATGGCTGAAATGTCCCGTCTGGTGCGAGGTGGTAGTGGCAATAAGCGTGCCCTCATCCAGTGTGCCAAAGACATCGCCAAGGCTTCTGATGAGGTCACACGTCTGGCCAAGGAAGTGGCCAAGCAATGTACCGACAAGCGTATCCGGACCAACCTGCTCCAG GTGTGTGAACGCATCCCCACCATCAGCACTCAGCTGAAGATCCTGTCTACCGTCAAGGCCACCATGTTGGGTCGAACAAACATCAGTGAGGAAGAGTCGGAGCAG GCCACAGAGATGTTGGTCCACAATGCTCAGAACCTGATGCAGTCTGTGAAGGAGACTGTCCGGGAGGCTGAGGCTGCCTCTATCAAGATCCGCACAGACGCTGGTTTCACCCTCCACTGGGTCCGAAAGACCCCCTGGTATCAGTAA